One window from the genome of Alnus glutinosa chromosome 13, dhAlnGlut1.1, whole genome shotgun sequence encodes:
- the LOC133853771 gene encoding vacuolar protein sorting-associated protein 25 isoform X3: MQKLGDFKLPHFFNYPPYFTLQPVRDTREKQVQLWKELIIDYCRTQKLFVIGLEEDFPLFSNPVIERSLTHEAREAFLSALVSEAGRAEWLDKGHKKCLILWHRIQDWADIILGFVKDNGLEDSVITVEEMRSGIECRGTELHGIDRTILMRALRLLEQKGKLAIFKGTSADDEGVKFSM; encoded by the exons ATGCAGAAATTGGGTGATTTCAAGCTACCTCACTTCTTCAATTACCCACCGTACTTCAC TTTGCAGCCAGTAAGGGACACCCGTGAGAAGCAGGTACAACTTTGGAAGGAACTCATTATTGATTACTGTAGAACacaaaaattatttgtgattgGACTGGAAGAAGATTTTCCACTATTTTCAAATCCTGTGATTGAAA GATCTCTTACTCATGAAGCCAGGGAAGCATTCCTCTCAGCATTAGTTTCAGAAG CAGGACGTGCAGAATGGTTGGATAAAGGACATAAGAAATGTCTAATTCTCTGGCACCGCATTCAGGATTGGGCTGACATTATTTTAGGTTTT GTTAAAGATAATGGGTTAGAGGACAGCGTTATAACAGTCGAGGAAATGCGTTCAGGGATTGAATGTCGAGGAACAG AGCTTCATGGGATTGACCGTACAATACTAATGCGAGCTTTGAGACTACTTGAACAAAAGGGGAAGCTTGCTATATTCAAGGGAACTTCGGCTGATGATGAAGGCGTGAAATTCTCCATGTAA
- the LOC133854398 gene encoding protein AE7-like yields the protein MVSELINANPIVYEKKERRARSAPIDCPDEYAVEPINQPEVFDHIRDIKDPEHPYSLEELKVITEDAIEVDDKQSYVRVTFTPTVEHCSMATIIGLCLRVKLLRSLPSRYKVDIRVAPGSHASEAAVNKQLNDKERVAAALENPNLLDMVDECLAPSFG from the exons ATGGTTTCTGAATTAATAAATGCGAACCCAATCGTGTACGAGAAGAAAGAGCGTCGAGCTCGAAGCGCGCCGATTGATTGTCCGGATGAGTACGCCGTCGAACCCATTAACCAGCCTGAAGTTTTTGAT CATATAAGAGATATAAAAGATCCAGAGCACCCATACTCTTTGGAGGAGCTCAAAGTTATAACAGAAGATGCAATCGAAGTAGATGACAAGCAAAGTTATGTTAG GGTCACATTTACTCCCACAGTTGAACATTGTAGTATGGCAACGATTATCGGTCTTTGCTTGCGAGTGAAGCTTCTGAGGAGCTTGCCGTCTCGGTACAAG GTTGATATAAGGGTAGCCCCTGGATCTCATGCATCTGAAGCTgcag TTAACAAACAACTGAATGATAAAGAACGGGTGGCAGCAGCACTGGAGAACCCAAATCTATTGGATATGGTTGATGAATGCCTGGCTCCATCTTTTGGTTGA
- the LOC133853771 gene encoding vacuolar protein sorting-associated protein 25 isoform X4, with translation MQKLGDFKLPHFFNYPPYFTLQPVRDTREKQVQLWKELIIDYCRTQKLFVIGLEEDFPLFSNPVIERSLTHEAREAFLSALVSEGRAEWLDKGHKKCLILWHRIQDWADIILGFVKDNGLEDSVITVEEMRSGIECRGTELHGIDRTILMRALRLLEQKGKLAIFKGTSADDEGVKFSM, from the exons ATGCAGAAATTGGGTGATTTCAAGCTACCTCACTTCTTCAATTACCCACCGTACTTCAC TTTGCAGCCAGTAAGGGACACCCGTGAGAAGCAGGTACAACTTTGGAAGGAACTCATTATTGATTACTGTAGAACacaaaaattatttgtgattgGACTGGAAGAAGATTTTCCACTATTTTCAAATCCTGTGATTGAAA GATCTCTTACTCATGAAGCCAGGGAAGCATTCCTCTCAGCATTAGTTTCAGAAG GACGTGCAGAATGGTTGGATAAAGGACATAAGAAATGTCTAATTCTCTGGCACCGCATTCAGGATTGGGCTGACATTATTTTAGGTTTT GTTAAAGATAATGGGTTAGAGGACAGCGTTATAACAGTCGAGGAAATGCGTTCAGGGATTGAATGTCGAGGAACAG AGCTTCATGGGATTGACCGTACAATACTAATGCGAGCTTTGAGACTACTTGAACAAAAGGGGAAGCTTGCTATATTCAAGGGAACTTCGGCTGATGATGAAGGCGTGAAATTCTCCATGTAA
- the LOC133853771 gene encoding vacuolar protein sorting-associated protein 25 isoform X5, with protein MFLSLQPVRDTREKQVQLWKELIIDYCRTQKLFVIGLEEDFPLFSNPVIERSLTHEAREAFLSALVSEAGRAEWLDKGHKKCLILWHRIQDWADIILGFVKDNGLEDSVITVEEMRSGIECRGTELHGIDRTILMRALRLLEQKGKLAIFKGTSADDEGVKFSM; from the exons ATGTTTCTCAGTTTGCAGCCAGTAAGGGACACCCGTGAGAAGCAGGTACAACTTTGGAAGGAACTCATTATTGATTACTGTAGAACacaaaaattatttgtgattgGACTGGAAGAAGATTTTCCACTATTTTCAAATCCTGTGATTGAAA GATCTCTTACTCATGAAGCCAGGGAAGCATTCCTCTCAGCATTAGTTTCAGAAG CAGGACGTGCAGAATGGTTGGATAAAGGACATAAGAAATGTCTAATTCTCTGGCACCGCATTCAGGATTGGGCTGACATTATTTTAGGTTTT GTTAAAGATAATGGGTTAGAGGACAGCGTTATAACAGTCGAGGAAATGCGTTCAGGGATTGAATGTCGAGGAACAG AGCTTCATGGGATTGACCGTACAATACTAATGCGAGCTTTGAGACTACTTGAACAAAAGGGGAAGCTTGCTATATTCAAGGGAACTTCGGCTGATGATGAAGGCGTGAAATTCTCCATGTAA
- the LOC133853771 gene encoding vacuolar protein sorting-associated protein 25 isoform X2, whose amino-acid sequence MQKLGDFKLPHFFNYPPYFTTQLQCMFLSLQPVRDTREKQVQLWKELIIDYCRTQKLFVIGLEEDFPLFSNPVIERSLTHEAREAFLSALVSEGRAEWLDKGHKKCLILWHRIQDWADIILGFVKDNGLEDSVITVEEMRSGIECRGTELHGIDRTILMRALRLLEQKGKLAIFKGTSADDEGVKFSM is encoded by the exons ATGCAGAAATTGGGTGATTTCAAGCTACCTCACTTCTTCAATTACCCACCGTACTTCAC aACACAACTTCAGTGTATGTTTCTCAGTTTGCAGCCAGTAAGGGACACCCGTGAGAAGCAGGTACAACTTTGGAAGGAACTCATTATTGATTACTGTAGAACacaaaaattatttgtgattgGACTGGAAGAAGATTTTCCACTATTTTCAAATCCTGTGATTGAAA GATCTCTTACTCATGAAGCCAGGGAAGCATTCCTCTCAGCATTAGTTTCAGAAG GACGTGCAGAATGGTTGGATAAAGGACATAAGAAATGTCTAATTCTCTGGCACCGCATTCAGGATTGGGCTGACATTATTTTAGGTTTT GTTAAAGATAATGGGTTAGAGGACAGCGTTATAACAGTCGAGGAAATGCGTTCAGGGATTGAATGTCGAGGAACAG AGCTTCATGGGATTGACCGTACAATACTAATGCGAGCTTTGAGACTACTTGAACAAAAGGGGAAGCTTGCTATATTCAAGGGAACTTCGGCTGATGATGAAGGCGTGAAATTCTCCATGTAA
- the LOC133853771 gene encoding vacuolar protein sorting-associated protein 25 isoform X1, producing MQKLGDFKLPHFFNYPPYFTTQLQCMFLSLQPVRDTREKQVQLWKELIIDYCRTQKLFVIGLEEDFPLFSNPVIERSLTHEAREAFLSALVSEAGRAEWLDKGHKKCLILWHRIQDWADIILGFVKDNGLEDSVITVEEMRSGIECRGTELHGIDRTILMRALRLLEQKGKLAIFKGTSADDEGVKFSM from the exons ATGCAGAAATTGGGTGATTTCAAGCTACCTCACTTCTTCAATTACCCACCGTACTTCAC aACACAACTTCAGTGTATGTTTCTCAGTTTGCAGCCAGTAAGGGACACCCGTGAGAAGCAGGTACAACTTTGGAAGGAACTCATTATTGATTACTGTAGAACacaaaaattatttgtgattgGACTGGAAGAAGATTTTCCACTATTTTCAAATCCTGTGATTGAAA GATCTCTTACTCATGAAGCCAGGGAAGCATTCCTCTCAGCATTAGTTTCAGAAG CAGGACGTGCAGAATGGTTGGATAAAGGACATAAGAAATGTCTAATTCTCTGGCACCGCATTCAGGATTGGGCTGACATTATTTTAGGTTTT GTTAAAGATAATGGGTTAGAGGACAGCGTTATAACAGTCGAGGAAATGCGTTCAGGGATTGAATGTCGAGGAACAG AGCTTCATGGGATTGACCGTACAATACTAATGCGAGCTTTGAGACTACTTGAACAAAAGGGGAAGCTTGCTATATTCAAGGGAACTTCGGCTGATGATGAAGGCGTGAAATTCTCCATGTAA